One Papaver somniferum cultivar HN1 chromosome 10, ASM357369v1, whole genome shotgun sequence genomic window carries:
- the LOC113315819 gene encoding uncharacterized protein LOC113315819: protein MVSNSSTFSDVDNNSELIREDIDSYETDGKEIVKPLLSDGWENVFDDPDKLFRGGVDAVRLACQKYCLKTEYRVTKVKNDRERFTMKCSKVSCTWMIHAVAIDSTCDVFRIKKYVGRHTCGAGVKLRSPKLSKKLVHNLIHDRVMHNPLIKPREIEDYIKVGAGVNIKYHHAYHGLERSHHEFFGNDVKSYSDLVWWVNSLKETNPGSYVDFQFNHATQTFERLFIAIGACIEGFYPLAFALVPGEDVDNWDWKSDKKYKEVTACFKKATYALTLARYEESLMEMELMGRPGVAEYCRNMPREHWSSAFFTGCRFGQTTSSVAESFNN, encoded by the exons atggtgtCAAA TTCCTCTACATTCAGCGACGTCGATAACAATTCAGAACTGATTAGGGAAGATATAGATAGTTATGAAActgatggaaaagaaattgttaaACCTCTTCTGTCTGATGGGTGGGAGAATGTTTTTGATGATCCGGACAAGCTTTttcgtggtggtgttgatgctgtTCGGTTGGCCTGTCAAAAGTATTGTTTGAAGACTGAGTATCGCGTAACAAAGGTGAAGAATGATCGTGAAAGGTTCACAATGAAATGCAGTAAAGTCTCATGCACTTGGATGATCCATGCAGTCGCTATTGATTCTACTTGCGATGTTTTTAGGATAAAAAAGTATGTTGGGAGGCACACTTGTGGAGCTGGTGTGAAGTTGAGAAGTCCTAAATTATCGAAGAAGCTGGTACACAACCTTATTCATGATCGTGTGATGCACAACCCACTTATCAAGCCtcgcgaaattgaagattatataaaagttGGTGCTGGTGTTAATATCAAATATCACCATGCATATCATGGTTTGGAACGGTCACACCATGAATTTTTTGGGAATGATGTAAAGTCTTACTCTGATCTGGTTTGgtgggtgaattcattgaaagAAACAAATCCTGGCTCTTATGTGGATTTTCAGTTTAACCATGCAACTCAGACATTTGAAAGGTTATTCATTGCAATAGGCGCTTGTATTGAAG GTTTTTATCCGCTAGCCTTTGCATTGGTCCCAGGAGAGGATGTTGACAATTGGGATTG GAAATCGGACAAGAAGTACAAAGAAGTTACGGCTTGTTTCAAAAAAGCAACTTATGCTCTCACACTAGCAAGATATGAAGAATCATTAATGGAAATGGAGTTAATGGGAAGGCCTGGGGTTGCTGAGTATTGCCGCAATATGCCTAGGGAACATTGGTCCAGCGCGTTCTTCACTGGCTGTAGATTTGGTCAGACTACATCAAGCGTTGCTGAGTCCTTCAATAATTAA
- the LOC113319727 gene encoding monothiol glutaredoxin-S9-like, producing the protein MEAIMRVASKKGVVIFSKSSCCMCYAVKILFHELGVNPLIHELDQDPEGREMEKALVRMGCNTPVPSVFINGEFVGSTNEVMSLHLGGSLLPLLRPYQALP; encoded by the coding sequence ATGGAAGCTATAATGAGGGTGGCATCAAAGAAAGGAGTTGTAATCTTTAGTAAGAGTTCGTGTTGCATGTGTTATGCTGTCAAGATTCTGTTTCACGAGCTCGGCGTGAACCCGCTGATCCATGAACTTGATCAAGACCCCGAAGGAAGAGAAATGGAGAAAGCACTTGTGAGGATGGGATGTAATACACCTGTACCATCCGTTTTCATTAATGGTGAGTTTGTAGGATCCACCAATGAAGTTATGTCTCTTCACCTCGGAGGTTCATTGCTTCCGTTGCTTAGACCATATCAAGCTTTACCTTGA
- the LOC113319480 gene encoding monothiol glutaredoxin-S10-like, with translation MDKVMKLASQKAVVIFSKSTCCMSHAIKSLFYDLGVSPAIYELDEESRGREMEKALQRLGCNPTVPAVFIGGKLVSSTNTIMSLHLSGALIPMLKEAGAIWL, from the coding sequence ATGGACAAGGTAATGAAATTGGCATCACAAAAGGCAGTGGTTATATTTAGTAAGAGTACATGTTGCATGTCTCATGCTATCAAGAGTCTTTTCTATGATCTTGGTGTGAGTCCAGCCATTtatgaattagatgaagaatcgAGAGGACGAGAAATGGAGAAAGCACTCCAAAGACTTGGATGTAACCCTACTGTACCAGCTGTGTTTATCGGAGGGAAACTAGTGAGCTCAACCAACACTATCATGTCCCTGCATCTCAGTGGTGCTTTAATCCCTATGCTCAAAGAAGCCGGAGCCATTTGGCTCTGA